GTCCGATAGAAGTTCCTCCTGTAAGACAGAACGGGTTGATGATAAACACATAGGCAAAAGCCACGTGAGACACATATTTGATCACCTCAGCAAATGATCTTAGTCCCCATAGTTCAGTATTCATGATGCCCCCAAGAGACATGAAGATACAAGGATAATGATGGGTGAGGTTGTGACAATGGAACCCCCCGTTTGGGGGGTGCTTGGTCTATCTTTAACTGCTTTCAAATGTTATGTGTTTTTCCTGCTCTTGGTCCTGAAAGATGAGGAATTTTGCAAATGAGTAGCCGGTGAATATGGAGACTCCTGATCCCTGTGCTTGGTTATTCTCCGTCAGCACAGTCTCCTAAGGCAGTCTGGGGTGATTCCTAGtactttcttctccttccagccTTGTTTGATGAGCTTCAACCATTGCTTCTCTTGGAATTCAGAGCCTTTCTAGAGGGGTGACACTCTATACCTCAACAAATACTGCCTGATGTTCTCCATACCGTTACCGTGCCCATCGTTTGGGGGCAGTATGCTCTGACTTTCTTCTGTCAGAACTTCGGCCTCATTTCACATAACAGAGCTGGTCAGTGTCAGACTAGCCCAAGTCATCAAAGTAATTAGTAGAGACGAAGCTTAGCTTAGTGGTTCCCTCAAGTCTTTTGGGACAAACACACATGAAACTAAAGCAACGCAAATTTGTTAACTCACTCAGAGGACACAACCTTATCCATCATTGTCCTGCGCTTCCACTCTACCCCTTCCTAGCAAATGACTTACTTCACCCAGAGATTTTAATATAAAGAAGTTCACCTTACCCTTCAGTGAGAGCGCGAGCTTTCTCCAGAtcttgaatcacattcaacagGACTTTAATTTTCTCTTGGTTTGAGTGCAGTGATTCCTCTACTGATTGCAGCCGGCCTTGGAGGTCACAGAGCTCCTCCCCCTGTGCCAGGTGACTGTGATTATTACCACCAAGCTCCCTGCTGCTCTGAGGTTTGTTCTCGTGCCTTGGGAAGGAGGAAGCAAGGTGCTCACTTCCAAGGCCAGTCTGAAGGTCTAAGCTGTCTGACTGGCTGGGGAGCTTTGTCACATGCTCCCTACACACAGGGACAGACTTGGATGCACTGCCACTTTTGAGTGACTCCAGGTCCTGGTGATTGTCACTCAATGCTGGGCAATCAGAGGTTCTTCCTACATGGGCTGGCTGGCTATGGGAGCCTGGCTCAGAGGAGATGTGAGTCCGTGATGGTGAGGGAACACACGTCTTCTTTGACTGAGAAGACAGAAGGCCAAGGTCTTTGCTGTCAGGGTTATCTTTGGGCAAAAGCAATTCAGGTGTGAGTTGTCCTGTGCCTGGGGTGGTGTTGGCACTGCTGTTGGTGTTCAAGCAGGAGGGGAATCTTTCCAGATCTGATGTCAGCACTCTTTGCCCATCCCCTGGGCACATGGTGACCAAAGCAGGTATACAGTTGCTTCCTTCAGCTGAGTTTTCTGGGCCGAAAGTAGGCTCTCTAGCTTCCCAGCCTGGACTATGACAAATATCATCTGGAACCTGAATGGCAGCTGTTGCTTTCTCTGAAGACCTCCAAGTCCCAGATTCCAAGCAGAAGCTAACAGGTCCATTGCTTTGCACCTTGGACATCCTAGGGAGAAATGGGTGGGGCATTTTGAGTCTTCGAGGCCCATCCTCGAGATGCTGAGCCAGCCTCAGGAAGGCAAGGTCAGAGGACACAATATCCTGTTCAGAGAGGTTGCCGTTGACCTGGATGGCACTTGGGGAGGCTGTTGGCATTTCCACCAGAGACTTGCTAGTTGTGAGTTTCTTCCTTTTGAAAACTGGGAAATGCTTCCTGAGACTGGGGGATGTCTGGATAGAGATGCTGCGAAAGCCTCCTGCCTTGTGGGACCTGGGGAAAGACAGTGAGTAGGTGGCAGGGTGATGGTGCCGGGATGCTTGCGTCTTCCCCATTAGCCCCTGGTCTTCAGGCGTTTGGGTATCAGCCTCAGTTACGCCAGTTGGACTCTTCGTGTTCCCATCTTCCTTGAATCGCACCTGTTGTGATTTGCTCCTGCGGTGGTGTGGTTGTTTCACAAGCTCCACAGACTCCAGACTGCTTCGCTTTAGGAGCACGGGCCTCACTTTCATACTTTGCTGGGCCATCGAGCCTCAGTGAGAGGGAGAAGGACCACACACTTGTCCTGGGCACATCTCCCTTAGGTCTTTAGAGCAGTATCTAATGATGGAGACAAGGAGAATGGCCAGGCAGGATGTAGCGGTCCACTCCTCTTGATGCAGGAAGCCCTGCCGGCCATTCCCAGCCTGACTGTGCTACTTAGCTGTCTGGAATGTTTCCCCTGCAGTTGAAATATTATGTCACTGTAGTCATAATCACTGAGTAGATAACCAGTGAGTTAGGCTAATTATGAAACATCTGACCTACCAAGAGAACTGATGGGCTTGTCTGCCAGTGGATTCCAAGAAACAGTTCTGATCCTAGAAGAAGCTTGTTGTCTTGAACAGAAGGACAACAAAAGTACCATTTAGGGGACAGTGCCACACTCGGAATGCGTGAACTCTGAAATGAACCTACTATGTCTAGACCATATGGCTGCTTTTCCCAGAGCATTGAATTGCGGTGCAAGGCTATGGGAGCCTTAAACACATCTTCTTGTCATAGCATGTAAATAAACAGAGTAAGAGATGACCTGGGGTTCTGCTGCTTAGATGGTACATGATGTTCCTAAGGGAACGTCCCCACTTACGTCAATCAGAAATTTCTCCagtggggccattttcttccatgtTGCTTTCCCGTGTTTCAGCGAGGGTAACTTAACTTCTTAAATAGCCTCACTAAACCCAGAAGGGTATGACTAGGACAGAAGTGAGGCATCAGGGAAACTCAGAGGGCTGGGCTTGGTTGTGGAGTCTTGGTTGAAGTTCACATGTGGGCAGTGAGTCTTTTTTGGAGgtgttcagctgagaaccatggTCGGTCACTGCATCTGTGGGGCCAGTGTTAAGACCAGACAGCCTTTATATACCATCAAAAAGAGCCTGAAAAGGGAGAAACCACAATCAGCAAGTTCTAACCTCTTAGCCGAGTTTCCTTTGAGTGGGGGTCTAGGATTCAACCCACCATGCCGCCTTCTCTCAGTCCCCTTAGCGAGCACCATGCCACTTTCTCTCAGTCCCCTGAGTGAGCACCATGCCACCTTCTCTCAGTCCCCTGAGTGAGCACCATGCTGCCTTCTCTCAGTCCCCTTAGTGAGTGAGGTGCCCTTGGGGTGTAGGGCCTTAAAATGAAATTCCCCGATCTACCTagatcacttccttttcctgcaaTCACCACCCAGCCAACTTGTCATCAGTGAGCAACCAGCTTAAATAGCACTTCTTTAAGGAGCCTTCACAAGGACTTCCTCCTTAGCCATATCCCTAGTGTCAGACCACACACACCATCTTAGATGTCTATGCTACATCCAACACGTGAAATACTACTCggcaataaaaaggaagaaaatattgacATACATCACCCGGGCAGAGTAGGAAaaacaagactgtctcaaaagattgCTTTGCATAATTTCATTTGCACAGCCTTCTtgaaattaaaacagaattttaatagataattttaattgccagggaggtgggagggcagGGGAGTGGAGACAGTGGCAAAATGGTATCACAAGGGATCCTTCCATCATATCCTTTAGGATAGAAAACCAGCTGCCATTAAATAACCGTTTGTGTGCACACTTACTTAATGTGAATTGCCCACTACCCTGTAACTAGAGAGGATGCAGCTGGAGCTTTTGCGTTCTATGCTTGGGTTTCCAGGCCtcctttgggctctctgtaggTGCTTAATGAACATGTGCTGAGAAGGTGGATGGCTGAGCGAAGGACAggtccacaggaagcagaggagagccTGGGCATAGGCCTGGCGGGTGGAGGTTCCGGGTACCCTGCAGGGACAAAGGAACTGTGGCTTTTCTCAGCTATGACTGACATTTACTTAAGGACCAGATTCTTCGCTaacatcttcatttttattgctttcaaGGAGATAAATGTGCACAAAATTCTCCGAGGAGCATGTACCTTGTAAGAATAACAGCCACCATTTATTGAATACTCATTTTTACCGTGCCAAGGGCTTTCCACACATTAATCATAACAACTCACATTTACTGAGTTGCCACTAATGTGACAGGGgcggtggcaagcactttgcaaTTCTGAACCCATTCACTCACCCCAAAACTCCTACATAGATAGGTGCTATCCCACCCATTTTACAGTCGATgacactgaggctcagaaaggttaAGTAGCATGTCTAAAGATAAATGGCTAGTGGTAGAGCCAGGTTCTGACCCTAAACTGTGAAGCTCCAGACTTTGGCTCACAGACTTTACCCCCGCTGCCTTTCTAGTATATGAGTATCTCATTTAACTTTTACAACAGAAGGGTGAGGTATCATCCTGACTGATGAGAAAGCTCAGGGCTTGCAGAAGGTCAAAGAGATACACTTTGAATCTGGGTATCTGCAATCTCAAGTCAGGAAGCTTTGGCTTGtcccccagggatctgcctggtgTGTGGTCAGATGCTAGCAGTGGTTTGGAAAATCACTCCAGGTATGAGAGAGATAGGGGACCGTCCTGACCTAGCCTTGGCATACCAAAGCAAGCCAGAGAGGTGTGTGCAGATGCCAGTTCATAGCCTGCCTGGTTAACCGAGGGATCTGAAAAGAAAGTAAGTGACAAAGACATCTCCCTTCCCAGCACTTGGTTATCTTAGAGAGAGTAAGCTGTGTGGCACCTCATCTTACTGGGCCGACCCGAACTCTTGGCTTCTCTAACAGTAGTCCTTTGCTCCTGAAGCAGGAACTCCTGAGGACACACTCAGTTTCTGCTGTGTGCCGGTTCCTGTGTAGCGGGTGGAGTGCAGCCTAGACTTTCTCTCTCGGTCTTCTGCCTTCTCTAGGGTTCTAGATTACCCCTGGCCACATTGCCTGTCCCCGCTCCTACAGCCTTGAGAGGGTTCACCTGACCCAGATCCTGGGTGCACATATGTGTCTGGTCCTAAAATGGATTCAAGTCCATTTGAGATGCTACCATAAAGCTTTTTGAAGTCAATCACCTTCACATTCTAAGTATACCTTAGACCCTATTTCTTCCTCACTGAAggactccatttttttaaattgtcatctgtaaaatgggatgatACCCAGCAGTGGCTCAGTCTCATGAGGAGTAAGTGAGATAATGTTGACAAGGAGCTAAGAGCACAACctagcagacaggaagtgactagCATGCGCTTCCTGTTGGGGTAGTATCTGCCTGGAACCATGTCTCcttatgggtcccagggactgtgtagttgtgtgtgtttgtggggagaGGGAATGTAGCTTGTAGCCAGCCATACCCATGGGCTCTGTAGTCCACCCTCTTCAGCTTTCCCAGAGCAATAGAGCTGGGCTTAAGAAAGAATGAACGGTTTAGAAGAAtcatcaccacctggctcactGGCCTGAAAATCAGGCTAGTCTCTGACCATGGCATTGTCATGTGACTCCCTAAGGTGATGACCCTGTCATCTCACCCTGCATGTCATGCCAACCAACAGCTTTAAAGTCAGTCCCATGAGCCTATGACTTCGCATAGGTTTTTAGGTCTAGTTGAATCTAGAAGTATGGTCCTTTCATGAATAAGTCCCTGTATCCTTCTGTAAGTGGTTGCTAAGCCTACCTGGATACCTGTGAGGACAGGAAGCTTGCTGCTTGCTTCATAGTCAAATGATTAGTTTATGTTTAGAGTAAGAAGTATGTATTGAAAACTCACTGTGACTAAGTGGGGTGTGGGCATTTGACACTAAATCCTCAACATGACCTTCTATACATGATTCTCAGCTTGCAAAGTGAAAAACTGAGATTGATGAGAAGGTCACATGCCTGAACCCATGCATCTTGTACCCTTCACCTTGAACTTCTCAGCCTAGACATCCCAATTCCTGCTTCTGTGGATTTTATTGTGTAATGGTCCTTTACCATTCATTAGCACTTCAACTCTGAGAATGTGAACTCAACAAGATAGACTTGGGTTTTGTGAGTGTTGGTGTCTAGTGACCATTGCGCCAGGCATTGTGATGGGTGCTTTTCATTACTCTCTGAGTCCTCCTGACACTCTTAGAGGCAGGTGGTATCAGTTTCTTACTTTATAAATTTGGACACCAAGAAACAGAAGGATAAGTAATTTGTCCCACATTTGGTTATTTGGAAAATGACAGAGCTGGCCTTTCAGCTTCAGGACTGACTCTGGAGCAGATTCCTCAGTGGTGGGCCTTGCTAGCTTGTCTAGGGCTTGAATCACTCCACACAAAACCTGCAGCCAGTTTCAGACTCCCTTTCCATTCTCCTCTAAAACTAGCTGTCATTCCAATCTCAGCTATGTCCCTTCTCTGGAAAGCTATGCCCCTTTTAGAAGTTTTCATTTGACCCTTAAATATAGTTGATTTTCTATTTGTAAAGATAGCACACACTcattataaaaattcaaataacatAGGTAtttctataaagaaagaaaaaaaatcatggctaCCTTACCACCCAGAGCCAGTAAGCACTTCTAACTTGGACGGGTCTTATGGCACAATATATGTgcatgctgtctgtctgtgtggatgGAACAGTGGACAGGAAGTCTTCCCTTCAATGAAGAATCTGAAGAAGTGTCACACTGTGCCTCCCAGGTTTCAGATATCCTTCTAACTAGGGGCAGGACTCTGTTATGTAATGTGCCTTCATCTCTTTAAATAATCTCCATTTGATGATATTTAGATATTTCTAAATACTTGGTATTTTAATAATGCCATAAGCAACATGTTTTCTGTGTAAACCTTGGCACATTTGTCTAATTATCTCCTCTGAATAAATTCATAGAAGAATTAGCAGGTGAAAGTAACTATATTTAACTCTCTGTTGAAATGATCACTTTACAGCTTCGCCTTCTGGAAAGTTTTGTGTGTCTACACCCtcaccactgtgtacaggaggcTCTTTTACCAATGCCTCTGCCCTTACACTTGGTCAGTTCATGACGACTAATGTTTTTTAATCATTGCtaataaaggaaaggaaatgctATAGCTCATTCTTGGGTGGGTGTTATTTTAAATgggcatttttaatgttttttaacaattaatttttaaattgggcatgcacatgtgagtgtagaGTGTGACAGGCCCAGGaaatgctggagctggagttacaggcagttgtgagaacCTGAAGCAGGTGCTGGAAACTgcacttggtcctctgcaagagcagcaagtgttctgaacagctgagccgtttctccagttCCACATAATTTTTagaagtttgattttatttttaattatggtcatttaaaattttgtgtccCGCATTATGTTTGGTACAGGCAGAGTGAGAACTTGAAGCTGAGTATCTGAATCACTAAGCTAATGTGAAAATTCTGTGTCCTAGACAGGGCCTAGGAAGTTTAGGAAACACAGTCTTCTCTTTCAATGAGCCACATATTTGTGTTCCAACTCTTCTGTCTCCAGTCCTGTCTGGGCCCTTTATTCTGGGGAGTTCACCTGGTTGAAAGACACAGACCTCGGGAGGCCTTAAGTCTCATGGGCTCTCAGCTATCCACTAATTGATAGGGAGTTCCTTTGGCCTTGGTGGTTAGGGCTTAATTAATAACCTGGCTAGAGTCCAGAATCATTCCCGGAGTGATCCAGCATCCTGCTGCATGCCCGGAGCCTGGGAGTCCGGGCTGCTCTCTGCAGTAGTTTCTAGTTTTCCCTTGATCATCGACTTACTAAACACAAACTGTTTGTATTCCAACTGTGCCTTTTGCCCATATCAGAGGTCCTCAGAGAGTCAGTCAGTGTCCATCTGGTTGGCAGCCAGAGCCACCAATGTCACCTCTGTGAGCTGCGCACCTCAGGCTTCCTCTGCACCGCGCTCCAGCTCTCTGTTCTGGAGTGTGTGTAGGTGACACTGTGAAGGGTTAAGCGCATAGGATTGGACTCGTGATTGGCTTGGATTACTTGCTGGTCTGGGACATGTGAATTGGGCGACATAAAACATCACATAATTGTGATGATTAAAAGAGATATCTATGGTGGCTACTAGGTCAACACTAGCTCATTTGATAGAAGGCAAATAAAGGCATGAGATGTTTGTAAGTGGGTCTTGGACCTTCTGCCACAACTTACGGGGGAATACGTGAAAGTGGTGTTCCCAGGGAGCACACTGTCACCCCGTCACCCCCATGCTTTACACACTTTGGTATGTCCTTGTCTTCCTGTAGTGTCA
This Peromyscus maniculatus bairdii isolate BWxNUB_F1_BW_parent chromosome 8, HU_Pman_BW_mat_3.1, whole genome shotgun sequence DNA region includes the following protein-coding sequences:
- the Insyn2b gene encoding protein INSYN2B gives rise to the protein MAQQSMKVRPVLLKRSSLESVELVKQPHHRRSKSQQVRFKEDGNTKSPTGVTEADTQTPEDQGLMGKTQASRHHHPATYSLSFPRSHKAGGFRSISIQTSPSLRKHFPVFKRKKLTTSKSLVEMPTASPSAIQVNGNLSEQDIVSSDLAFLRLAQHLEDGPRRLKMPHPFLPRMSKVQSNGPVSFCLESGTWRSSEKATAAIQVPDDICHSPGWEAREPTFGPENSAEGSNCIPALVTMCPGDGQRVLTSDLERFPSCLNTNSSANTTPGTGQLTPELLLPKDNPDSKDLGLLSSQSKKTCVPSPSRTHISSEPGSHSQPAHVGRTSDCPALSDNHQDLESLKSGSASKSVPVCREHVTKLPSQSDSLDLQTGLGSEHLASSFPRHENKPQSSRELGGNNHSHLAQGEELCDLQGRLQSVEESLHSNQEKIKVLLNVIQDLEKARALTEGRNFYRTGQDLNNCSTCQNTACIIYSVEYDFRQQEGRFHEVLQSLEEAEPAEEAPSPPTSPAEAPVPEKQDLRRKSKKVKKKCFWWI